One part of the Acidobacteriota bacterium genome encodes these proteins:
- a CDS encoding protein kinase, with protein sequence MTATGRWQPSENICQGESDLPADQRETDLVLLGAEDDPLRTAVDTLLLRHTQAGESVETELLTDDPLIGRRVGAYRLVREIGRGGMGAVYLGARADNEFRKQVAVKLIKRGMDSDFILRRFRRERQILASLDHPHIARLLDGGTTADGLPYFVMEHIEGQPLYRH encoded by the coding sequence GTGACGGCAACTGGACGTTGGCAACCAAGCGAAAACATTTGTCAGGGAGAAAGCGATCTTCCCGCCGATCAGCGCGAGACCGATCTCGTGCTGCTCGGCGCGGAGGATGATCCCTTGCGCACCGCCGTGGACACGCTGCTGCTGCGGCATACGCAAGCCGGTGAATCCGTTGAGACAGAGCTTTTGACCGATGATCCCTTGATCGGGCGGCGCGTGGGCGCATACCGGCTGGTGCGCGAAATCGGGCGCGGCGGTATGGGCGCGGTTTATCTGGGTGCGCGTGCCGACAATGAGTTTCGCAAACAGGTGGCGGTCAAACTCATCAAACGTGGGATGGATTCGGATTTTATCCTGCGCCGCTTTCGCCGCGAGCGGCAGATTCTGGCCTCGCTTGATCATCCGCACATCGCGCGCTTGCTCGACGGCGGCACGACTGCGGACGGGCTGCCTTACTTCGTGATGGAACACATCGAAGGGCAGCCGCTTTACCGGCATTGA
- a CDS encoding efflux RND transporter permease subunit, whose protein sequence is MSQHRNDADIINKTHNTSRFFVETRHVAWVLLIATCLWGVYGYLQMPRRKDPEVQVRTAVALTPWRGASAEKVEQLVTKKLETQIATNAKVTKIESISRTGLSVVYLDLDENLKETGKELDDIKLKLDGIRDLPDGAGPINFIKDFGDTAALMLTVASPKASDLEIDLRAQAIQPALEQARAQASVAGERAALIVCLPQAASGDASDSVQLVRKHRDLFVEYLKEQHVLSDARPLEGAGFIGVDGAVSVDDAALRQASARFMHERLQAAEFHPDAWPMAVIRNPQETRTKLAAVAGDKYSYRELDQFTDLIEKSLKTLPTVSKVSRTGLLDERVFLYYSQERLAAYGIQNGKLPDILNARNITLPGGQLEVEGKNLSIDPTGEFKSEKEIGDVAVGTSANGAPVYLRDLADVVRGYNSPPTFLNYYNWRDAKGEWQRTRAITLAAQMRSGEQIDKFGAGVDATLADLKKRLPADLVMARTSDQPLQVRENLDLFMNSLYEAIILVVIVSLIGFWEWRSAALMALSMPITLLMTFGLMHALGIDLQQVSVASLIIALGLLVDDPVVAGDAIKRGLADGQPSVISAWLGPTKLASAIMYATVTNIVAYLPFLLMSGATSEFIYSLPVVLTCSLVASRLVSMTFIPLLGYYLLRPKAEPSLAERRTKGFAAFYYRVGNAAINHRWKFLAGALAFLVLGGFFGSQLKQSFFPKDLSYLSYVDVWLPEDAPLTATNEAAHRAEEVIRRVTKEYGEEHKEGDVLKSLTTFIGGGGPRFWFSVAPELQQLNYAQIIIQVKDKHDTGHLIAPLQKALNAEVAGARVDVRQLESGKAVGLPVQIRLSGEDIATLRAQAEQVKALLRATPFATRVRDDWGDESFTVKLQTDADRANLAGVTNYDVAAASSTAITGQKVTTLREGDKQIPVVARLRMEERAQLADLNNLYVYAAQGTTRVPLGQVSSIAHGMQTEKLRRRNQFRTITVSCFPKDGHLPSEVMKAVKENLAAFGAKPPPGYQMEIGGEQEDQIKGFKDLTVVLMISIVAIFLALVFQFKHTVKPLIVFAAIPFGMVGALAALWVMGSPFGFMAFLGCVSLVGVIVSHVIVLFDFIEEAHEHGAPLREALLDAGIMRLRPVLITVGATVIALFPLASHGGPLWEPMCYAQIGGLSVATFVTLLLVPVLYAIFVLDLKLVKWETPEQATEHPAADGFAPSGSDLLGVAHTES, encoded by the coding sequence ATGTCACAACATCGCAACGACGCAGACATCATCAACAAAACGCATAACACGTCGCGCTTCTTTGTCGAGACACGCCACGTCGCCTGGGTGCTGCTCATCGCCACCTGTTTGTGGGGCGTGTATGGCTACCTGCAAATGCCGCGGCGCAAAGACCCCGAAGTGCAGGTGCGCACGGCGGTCGCCCTGACGCCCTGGCGCGGGGCGAGCGCGGAAAAGGTCGAACAACTCGTCACCAAAAAACTCGAGACGCAAATTGCCACCAACGCCAAGGTCACGAAGATCGAATCCATCTCGCGCACCGGCTTGTCGGTGGTCTATCTCGATCTGGATGAAAACCTGAAAGAGACGGGCAAGGAACTCGACGACATCAAACTCAAACTGGACGGCATCCGTGATTTGCCCGATGGCGCGGGGCCGATCAACTTCATCAAGGATTTCGGCGACACAGCGGCGTTGATGCTCACCGTCGCCAGCCCGAAAGCCAGCGACCTCGAAATTGATTTGCGCGCGCAGGCAATTCAACCGGCGCTGGAACAAGCCCGCGCGCAAGCTTCAGTCGCGGGCGAACGTGCCGCGCTGATCGTTTGTTTGCCGCAAGCCGCGAGCGGGGACGCGAGCGACAGCGTGCAACTGGTGCGCAAGCATCGCGATCTGTTTGTCGAATACCTGAAAGAGCAGCACGTGCTGAGCGACGCGCGCCCGCTCGAAGGCGCCGGGTTCATCGGCGTGGATGGCGCGGTCAGCGTGGATGATGCCGCGTTGCGTCAAGCTTCCGCGCGTTTTATGCACGAGCGCTTGCAAGCTGCCGAATTCCACCCTGACGCCTGGCCGATGGCGGTGATTCGCAATCCGCAAGAGACGCGCACTAAATTGGCGGCGGTGGCGGGCGACAAATACAGCTACCGCGAACTCGATCAATTCACCGACTTGATCGAAAAGAGCCTGAAGACACTGCCCACGGTGTCCAAAGTCTCGCGCACAGGGCTGTTGGATGAGCGCGTCTTTCTTTATTACTCGCAGGAACGGCTGGCGGCCTATGGCATACAGAACGGCAAACTGCCCGACATCCTGAACGCGCGCAACATCACTTTGCCGGGCGGCCAGCTCGAAGTCGAAGGCAAGAACCTCTCGATTGATCCGACCGGCGAATTCAAAAGCGAAAAGGAAATCGGCGACGTGGCCGTGGGCACGTCAGCCAATGGCGCGCCGGTGTACCTGCGCGATCTGGCGGATGTGGTGCGCGGGTACAACAGCCCGCCGACGTTTTTGAACTACTACAACTGGCGCGATGCGAAGGGTGAGTGGCAGCGCACGCGCGCGATCACGCTGGCGGCGCAGATGCGTTCGGGCGAACAGATTGACAAGTTCGGTGCGGGTGTAGACGCGACACTCGCCGATTTGAAAAAACGCCTGCCCGCCGATTTGGTGATGGCGCGCACGTCCGACCAACCGTTGCAGGTGCGCGAGAATCTGGATTTGTTCATGAACAGCCTTTACGAAGCGATCATCCTGGTCGTCATCGTTTCGTTGATTGGTTTTTGGGAATGGCGTTCGGCGGCGTTGATGGCGCTCTCGATGCCGATCACGCTGCTGATGACCTTCGGGCTGATGCACGCGCTGGGCATTGATTTGCAGCAGGTCTCGGTGGCTTCGCTCATCATCGCGCTGGGCTTGCTGGTGGATGATCCGGTCGTGGCGGGCGATGCCATCAAACGCGGCTTGGCTGATGGGCAACCGTCCGTGATTTCGGCGTGGTTGGGGCCGACGAAGCTGGCCTCGGCGATTATGTACGCCACGGTGACGAACATCGTCGCCTATCTGCCCTTCCTGTTGATGAGCGGCGCGACCAGCGAATTCATTTATTCGCTGCCGGTCGTGCTGACCTGCTCGCTGGTGGCTTCGCGGTTGGTCTCGATGACCTTCATTCCGTTGCTGGGCTATTACCTGCTGCGCCCGAAAGCGGAGCCGAGTTTGGCCGAACGCCGCACCAAGGGCTTCGCGGCGTTTTACTACCGCGTCGGCAATGCGGCCATCAATCATCGCTGGAAGTTCCTGGCCGGGGCGCTCGCGTTTCTGGTGCTCGGCGGCTTTTTTGGCAGCCAGCTCAAACAGTCGTTCTTCCCGAAAGACCTGTCCTATCTGTCTTACGTGGATGTCTGGCTGCCCGAAGACGCGCCGCTGACCGCGACGAACGAGGCCGCGCATCGTGCCGAAGAAGTGATCCGCCGCGTGACCAAAGAATACGGCGAAGAGCACAAAGAAGGCGACGTGCTGAAATCGCTGACGACCTTTATCGGCGGCGGCGGCCCGCGTTTCTGGTTCTCCGTCGCGCCGGAACTGCAACAACTCAATTACGCGCAGATTATCATCCAGGTCAAAGACAAACACGACACCGGACACCTGATCGCGCCGTTGCAAAAAGCGCTCAACGCCGAAGTCGCGGGCGCGCGTGTGGATGTGCGCCAACTCGAATCGGGCAAGGCTGTCGGCTTGCCGGTGCAGATTCGCTTGTCGGGTGAAGACATCGCAACTTTGCGCGCACAGGCCGAACAGGTCAAAGCGCTGTTGCGGGCCACGCCGTTCGCCACGCGCGTGCGCGATGACTGGGGCGACGAGAGTTTCACGGTCAAGCTGCAAACCGATGCCGACCGCGCGAACTTGGCGGGCGTCACCAACTATGACGTGGCGGCGGCCTCGTCCACGGCGATCACCGGTCAAAAGGTGACGACCTTGCGCGAAGGCGACAAGCAGATTCCGGTTGTGGCGCGGTTGCGTATGGAAGAGCGCGCGCAACTGGCCGACCTCAACAACCTTTACGTTTATGCGGCGCAAGGGACGACGCGGGTGCCGTTGGGGCAGGTTTCCTCCATCGCGCACGGGATGCAGACCGAAAAACTGCGGCGGCGCAATCAGTTCCGCACCATCACGGTTTCCTGCTTCCCCAAAGACGGACACCTGCCGTCGGAAGTGATGAAGGCGGTGAAAGAAAATCTGGCTGCCTTCGGGGCCAAACCGCCGCCCGGTTACCAGATGGAAATCGGCGGCGAACAGGAAGACCAAATCAAAGGCTTCAAAGACCTGACGGTCGTGCTGATGATTTCCATCGTGGCGATCTTCCTGGCGTTGGTCTTTCAATTCAAACACACGGTCAAACCGTTGATCGTCTTCGCGGCGATTCCGTTCGGAATGGTGGGTGCGCTGGCGGCATTGTGGGTGATGGGTTCACCGTTTGGCTTTATGGCTTTCCTCGGTTGCGTGAGTCTGGTGGGCGTCATCGTCAGCCACGTCATCGTGCTGTTTGATTTTATCGAAGAGGCGCACGAACACGGCGCGCCGCTGCGCGAAGCCTTGCTGGATGCGGGGATCATGCGCTTGCGTCCGGTCTTGATTACGGTCGGCGCAACGGTGATCGCGCTGTTCCCGCTGGCTTCGCACGGCGGCCCGCTGTGGGAGCCGATGTGTTACGCGCAAATCGGCGGCTTGAGCGTCGCGACGTTCGTGACCTTGCTGCTGGTGCCGGTGCTTTACGCCATCTTCGTGCTCGACCTCAAACTCGTGAAGTGGGAGACGCCGGAGCAGGCAACGGAGCATCCGGCAGCGGACGGCTTTGCGCCGTCGGGCAGTGACCTGCTGGGAGTCGCGCACACGGAAAGCTAA